One window of Magallana gigas chromosome 2, xbMagGiga1.1, whole genome shotgun sequence genomic DNA carries:
- the LOC105334355 gene encoding uncharacterized protein isoform X7 has translation MPVQKNVRVDEDDNQPYRKCSTATIRSEGTGTQYYSKHGGIQHMYDSSDTSSLDSFKSNSSCMRIRRVSSSVDGSTRFPRLQECAHFHYDVVELPNFQACLSDEEQENFHHVVGEEEGGAFLIKITCGNKCWMVKRTLKNFCMLDRQLHKCIFDRKFSRLPELQKSDEEKSPKEMELFLQAYLKRFSDIAGSMINCGSVLNWFEIDNRGNRLLVVDDSGINTPAIAAAHAVKRYTSQAIDEISLEVGDIVSVIDMPSTDDTIWWRGKRGFEVGFFPAECVEVIGDKIPASVQSMVPLNSNSKKPLVRKHGKFLSFLRMFFNTRPPRNQLKQSGIVKERVFGCDLGEHLLNSGHDVPLVLKCCSAFIEEMGIVDGIYRLSGITSNIQKLRLAFDEDRVPDLTEEIYLQDIHCISSLLKMYFRELPNPLLTYQLYDKFADAVRDEDNKLWKIHDVVQQLPPPHYRTTEFLMRHLAKVAAFGKETGMHSKNLAIVWAPNLLRSKELECGGGAAALQGVGIQAVVTECLIVYADLIFSDKLPSYSSPELKPSRKKPRPKSLAISTPTKLITLEEARERALSASLRPPHQKYIDVGSGPKGLPEKYHTVLDLPGYRKKMPLKEVGNLKAKKSPSGWRSIFSKGNRQSSIKHKNHKSGLSQSLGTGMERKAITEEDVQTWKRRRLRGAKSAESLLVLPQSSSIDSTKRMSRLVDENMLMKMFQEEEGRRPLGHKRSLSSESPRSLMHTEEAVTYPSYIVAGSREMAIDVYDLKDCVENENPEKRKQKQTFVRSEPKRRVVSHRRTPSAPLSPKLDDSREKSRSPKMSKQKGISQSVIEIEHRGTEGLRENLMSSSIDAEKFVLHMDDKDLLKPIDQKSKSPSSDSRRLRKSPQRDSKEMSASPKEQRKTLDISDKLQRKDEVIDLPESPGARRKNWLSSSSSTTSTTPDEPPLHQYFSRHHDYAEISNSESELIDNIQSSSTLKAEENANRLSDNYDNVDNAMFFLPSDDTDLLQSIDQATQSINQALDNTVTSYSYSESETNFSSVEFSKSRTNECSRMSKCLSVPSDIQKSLENLTSGSQTDLLSSITLSEVSTSIDSFSLSEETSSGADRKRRSASLDSLTESPLTRTLIEINAQIDQAFKNEVQKAKKLKEEKSLSIDSGDFKEEIATSMYESANQDSNTFVDRPAAEVQVVETPRLIRAPLRSAKDQNFSLNVGKSAESTNISSSYQTKTRTPEEHLVAFSSVQQVHSASSESRIISPQESPKQNLKGSASSLISMSPLSSPVMARTGSSPMSSPVQRRPKRSQPDTPTQPWAQDSPISSPGAAQGGYVSPLMSPASSDQSFDYDSQQRKMLSRRGKVTFDLSDDDLYFLSQQGKKRETLKRSDSNSSSSTVSSLSSPEARVKQTSKPDNSPSAIPKQSAKRDFPHLLLSSSNTDTKSTSSPRSPRNQPRWEDLAGLNQDFRAMAGLDKSSNKPQGKSKEGKSTTPLTKSSSNHENLDSSFDKKIHDLSNFNELWKTQLAPTGDVCRLTDNRDNGHGGNKHQLKRSVTLPASMEVPQTFDQRDRSPECSTEERTVVEHKPMIKKSLTDCDLPQIKHCSIVTQGSTDTSSSSEMHLCESGASLVVHEENSMDSQVNICRSESYNLAVGHSVGRNDIQDKEQTNKPAQIGKKINKTHKVDGKDVVLNMPVLPPLELSGFPKFENSDQVPITGASKLSCDKNEKAGNCNDLLGGEASFPVNLSDSYYDNSDMNTYGGDNSLNDTNSFGGHSSMMDEIDINESCFGIPTHQNLSNEIREKMQDRFKVKDHSSTFNDTIQPGLNVREFPDHMVIDENYDHPHGMDVDASVLATGYTSITRPAEDIQMLSQGPLITAEPFVVEQIEPVSQMVHPIDNSEEEAQNAINADKEFNMTLQTSLNQNAFFKPLCDRETAMETDVCSSVSGPLPQLPPPEQQFLEVHRPRVMKTKSKTLSSEGSSEKGENEVIVEHRASFKKKAPVPLPTSKLRKERKQPMEALDFSDLNDDVFVDDVKSNITSSKLVSRVHHKSVAERCVGNFPALEEPPNRSSLDESVLQMASSRHDDFTEEDGQTEDVRFTKAHKSTKLQSLKELFEKSCKESAEKFKMASTTSQENLVCLPTPESPQDTSRIVNARASFGKQKSYSQIEQSGFEQIGACGPALDNFNIPGNRRSISTDVGYEFQISKNIGIRSEKIDKSVAIGKPPKHRSVSKTRTGSESSMCESDMRTRSSRSVDGSPKFAREGSLSSKSSPKSQRDSSPFSQISSDDSPRGIRRCSEESSPRSIRHQSSEENSPKILRVTSDGSPRGTRHVSFQSHNQSITTSQGASGSGVVVVSSEKNERMTKSCSVLNTSPQGASRGSGPEDVMSRSLTLEHSHSLEEATSHLKRRGSIKELMHFFESKQEGIDEEPRQVGRQRVHSVSPTLGLRQSNSRSSESLTLVNVRHSLELPSSSGLSTLEGMSRPQPVRMGPKPFYSVKNN, from the exons AAATGTACGAGTAGATGAAGATGACAACCAGCCCTATAGAAAATGCAGCACTGCTACAATCCGATCAGAGGGGACTGGCACACAGTACTACTCCAAG caTGGTGGAATTCAACACATGTATGATAGCTCCGACACCAGCAGTCTGGATTCCTTCAAGAGTAACTCCTCCTGTATGAGGATCAGGAGAGTGTCCAG CTCGGTCGATGGATCCACCAGGTTCCCCAGGCTGCAGGAGTGTGCCCATTTTCATTATGACGTGGTAGAACTTCCCAATTTTCAG GCATGTTTAAGTGATGAGGAGCAGGAGAATTTTCACCATGTCGTGGGGGAGGAGGAGGGAGGGGCTTTCCTCATCAAGATCACCTGTGGCAACAAGTGCTGGATGGTCAAGCGCACCCTCAAGAACTTCTGCATGCTGGACAGGCAGCTACACAAGTGTATCTTTGACCGCAAGTTCAGCAGGTTGCCTGAACTCCAGAAATCTGATGAAGAAAAAAGTCCCAAG GAAATGGAACTTTTTCTTCAGGCCTACCTGAAGAGATTTTCTGACATAGCTGGTAGTATGATCAACTGTGGCTCTGTGCTCAACTGGTTTGAG ATTGATAATCGTGGAAACCGTTTACTGGTTGTGGATGATTCAGGGATCAATACCCCAGCCATCGCTGCAGCCCATGCAGTCAAAAGATACACATCCCAGGCCATCGATGAAATCTCGCTAGAG GTTGGAGACATTGTGTCTGTGATTGATATGCCCTCCACTGATGACACAATTTGGTGGCGGGGAAAACGAGGATTTGAG GTGGGCTTTTTCCCTGCAGAGTGTGTGGAAGTGATAGGGGACAAAATCCCGGCCTCTGTCCAATCAATGGTGCCCCTCAACAGCAATAGTAAGAAACCTT TAGTCCGTAAGCATGGGAAGTTTCTGTCCTTTCTTCGGATGTTCTTCAACACTCGTCCTCCACGGAACCAGTTGAAACAGTCTGGGATTGTCAAGGAGAGGGTGTTCGGTTGTGATCTGGGGGAGCACCTGCTCAATTCAGGGCATGATG TTCCTCTTGTGTTGAAATGCTGCTCTGCATTTATTGAGGAGATGGGCATTGTTGATGGGATATACAGACTTTCTGGAATCACATCTAACATACAAAAATTAAG ACTTGCTTTTGATGAGGATCGAGTTCCTGACCTAACAGAAGAGATATACCTACAAGACATTCACTGCATCAGCTCACTGCTCAAAATGTACTTCAGGGAACTCCCTAATCCTCTGCTGACCTACCAGCTCTACGACAAGTTTGCT GACGCAGTGCGAGATGAAGACAATAAACTGTGGAAGATCCATGATGTCGTCCAACAACTTCCCCCGCCTCATTACAG GACTACTGAGTTCCTGATGCGCCATCTAGCTAAAGTTGCAGCATTTGGGAAGGAAACTGGTATGCATTCCAAGAATCTGGCCATTGTGTGGGCCCCAAATCTTCTCAG GTCAAAGGAGCTGGAGTGTGGGGGAGGAGCAGCAGCCCTGCAGGGGGTGGGGATCCAGGCAGTCGTCACTGAATGCTTGATTGTTTATGCAGACCTTATCTTCAGTGACAAACTTCCATCATATTCCTCTCCAGAATTGAAAC CCTCAAGGAAAAAACCAAGACCCAAATCTCTAGCAATTTCCACGCCCACAAAGTTGATAACCTTGGAAGAAGCAAGGGAGAGGGCCCTTTCGGCCAGTCTTCGTCCTCCACACCAGAAATACATTGATGTGGGCAGTGGGCCCAAAGGCTTACCTGAGAAGTACCACACAGTACTGGATCTACCTGGCTACAG GAAGAAGATGCCTCTTAAGGAGGTTGGAAATTTGAAAGCCAAAAAATCTCCTAGTGGATGGAGGTCCATATTTTCTAAGGGAAACCGACAAAGCAGCATCAAACACAAAAATCACAAAAGTGGATTATCAC AATCCTTGGGCACTGGAATGGAGAGAAAGGCCATCACAGAGGAGGATGTTCAGACCTGGAAGAGGAGGCGACTAAGAGGAGCGAAGAGTGCCGAGTCTCTCCTTGTCCTTCCTCAGTCCTCCTCCATTGACAGTACCAAGAGGATGTCCAGGCTTGTGGATGAGAACATGCTCATGAAAATGTTCCAAG AAGAAGAAGGCCGGCGACCTTTAGGTCACAAGAGATCTCTATCCTCAGAGTCCCCTAGGAGCCTCATGCATACAGAGGAGGCTGTAACCTACCCTAGCTACATTGTGGCTGGATCTAGAGAAATGGCAATTGATGTGTATGATCtgaaag ATTGTGTTGAGAATGAAAACCCTGAGAAAAGGAAACAGAAGCAAACCTTTGTTCGTTCTGAACCAAAGAGGAGAGTTGTATCACATAGGAGGACCCCCTCAGCACCTCTCAGTCCTAAACTTGATGACTCCCGCGAAAAAAGCAGGAGTCCAAAAATGTCAAAGCAAAAGGGCATCTCACAAAGTGTTATTGAAATAGAGCATCGAGGAACAGAGGGACTGAGAGAAAATCTTATGTCATCTTCCATTGACGCAGAAAAATTTGTGTTACACATGGATGACAAAGACTTGCTAAAACCAATCGATCAAAAGAGCAAAAGCCCCTCAAGTGACAGTCGGAGACTTAGGAAATCACCACAGAGAGATTCAAAGGAAATGTCTGCTTCTCCTAAAGAACAGAGAAAGACCTTAGACATTAGTGACAAACTACAGAGGAAGGACGAAGTGATCGATTTACCAGAGAGTCCTGGAGCTAGAAGGAAGAACTGGCTAAGCAGTTCATCTTCCACCACCTCCACAACTCCAGATGAACCTCCATTACATCAGTATTTCTCCAGACATCACGACTATGCAGAAATCTCAAACAGTGAAAGTGAACTTATCGACAACATCCAGTCATCTTCTACCTTAAAGGCAGAGGAAAACGCAAACCGATTATCGGACAATTACGACAATGTGGATAATGCAATGTTTTTTCTTCCATCAGATGACACGGATCTACTGCAGTCCATTGATCAGGCAACACAGTCTATTAATCAAGCTTTGGACAACACTGTAACCTCATATTCCTAcagcgaaagtgaaacaaacTTTTCCTCTGTGGAGTTTTCAAAGAGTAGAACTAATGAATGTTCTAGAATGTCGAAGTGTTTAAGTGTCCCCTCTGACATTCAAAAATCTCTTGAAAACCTAACCTCTGGAAGCCAAACTGACTTGTTATCTTCCATAACTTTAAGTGAAGTATCTACTTCCATAGACAGTTTCAGTCTCAGTGAGGAAACCAGTTCTGGTGCTGACAGAAAGCGTCGGAGTGCCTCACTGGACAGTCTGACCGAATCACCACTCACACGGACATTGATAGAAATCAATGCTCAGATAGACCAGGCCTTCAAGAACGAAGTCCAAAAAGCAAAGAAACTGAAAGAGGAAAAAAGTTTGTCAATCGATTCTGGTGACTTCAAGGAAGAGATTGCAACAAGTATGTATGAATCTGCCAACCAAGACTCAAATACATTCGTGGACAGACCTGCTGCTGAAGTACAAGTTGTTGAAACTCCAAGATTAATTCGTGCTCCATTACGTAGTGCCAAAGACCAAAACTTTTCATTAAATGTGGGGAAGTCTGCTGAATCTACAAACATTTCATCATCATATCAAACCAAAACACGCACTCCTGAGGAGCATTTAGTTGCTTTTTCCTCTGTACAGCAAGTTCACAGTGCTTCATCAGAATCCAGAATAATCTCACCTCAAGAATCTCCCAAGCAAAACCTAAAAGGATCTGCCTCATCCCTCATTTCTATGTCACCTTTGTCGAGTCCAGTCATGGCAAGGACAGGAAGTTCTCCCATGTCAAGTCCTGTTCAGAGACGCCCAAAACGTTCACAACCAGACACCCCCACCCAGCCCTGGGCCCAAGATAGTCCAATCTCTAGTCCTGGTGCTGCTCAGGGGGGTTACGTTTCACCATTAATGAGTCCAGCTAGCTCAGACCAATCCTTTGATTACGATTCTCAACAGAGAAAAATGCTGTCCAGGAGAGGAAAAGTGACTTTTGATTTGTCTGATGATGATCTCTATTTTCTTTCACAACAAGGAAAGAAGAGAGAAACACTTAAAAGATCTGACTCTAATTCATCCTCTTCAACTGTATCTAGTCTTTCGAGTCCAGAGGCCCGGGTAAAACAAACCTCCAAACCTGACAATTCTCCTTCTGCAATTCCAAAGCAGTCAGCTAAAAGAGATTTTCCACATTTATTGCTCTCTTCCTCAAACACTGATACAAAATCCACTTCTAGTCCACGTTCTCCTCGCAACCAGCCAAGATGGGAAGATTTGGCTGGGCTTAACCAAGATTTTCGAGCAATGGCTGGTTTAGATAAATCATCCAACAAACCACAAGGAAAATCAAAAGAAGGGAAGTCAACTACACCACTGACAAAATCTTCATCAAACCATGAAAACTTAGATTCTTCTTTTGACAAAAAGATTCATGACCTTTCCAATTTTAATGAACTCTGGAAAACCCAGCTTGCACCAACTGGTGATGTGTGTAGATTAACTGATAATAGAGACAATGGTCATGGTGGGAATAAACACCAGTTAAAGAGATCTGTGACATTACCAGCTTCCATGGAAGTGCCGCAGACATTTGACCAGAGGGACCGCAGCCCAGAGTGTAGCACAGAAGAAAGGACTGTTGTGGAGCATAAACCAATGATCAAAAAAAGTTTGACAGACTGTGATCTCCCTCAAATAAAACACTGTAGTATTGTAACACAGGGAAGCACAGACACTTCCTCAAGTTCTGAAATGCATTTATGTGAATCTGGAGCAAGTCTTGTGGTGCATGAAGAAAACAGTATGGATAGTCAAGTGAATATATGTAGGAGTGAAAGTTACAACCTAGCTGTGGGACATTCAGTGGGAAGAAATGACATCCAGGACAAGgagcaaacaaacaaaccagCACAGATTGGaaagaaaatcaacaaaaccCACAAGGTTGATGGGAAAGATGTTGTATTGAATATGCCAGTTCTACCCCCTTTGGAGTTGTCTGGATTCCCCAAGTTTGAAAACTCAGATCAAGTTCCCATAACTGGTGCTTCCAAGCTAAGCtgtgataaaaatgaaaaagctGGCAATTGCAATGATTTGTTGGGAGGTGAAGCAAGCTTCCCTGTAAACTTGTCTGACAGTTATTATGACAATTCAGATATGAATACATATGGAGGCGACAACTCTTTAAATGATACAAATTCATTTGGAGGTCATAGCAGTATGATGGATGAGATTGACATCAATGAAAGTTGTTTTGGAATTCCAACACATCAGAATCTCAGCAATGAAATAAGAGAGAAAATGCAAGATCGATTCAAAGTGAAGGATCATAGCTCTACATTTAATGACACTATACAACCAGGACTTAATGTTCGCGAATTCCCAGATCACATGGTAATCGATGAAAATTACGACCATCCTCATGGAATGGACGTTGATGCTTCAGTGCTGGCTACTGGGTACACATCCATAACCAGACCAGCAGAAGACATTCAGATGTTGTCACAAGGGCCACTGATCACTGCAGAACCGTTTGTGGTTGAACAGATTGAACCAGTTAGTCAAATGGTTCATCCCATTGATAATTCTGAGGAAGAGGCACAGAATGCAATCAATGCAGACAAAGAGTTCAATATGACACTTCAAACATCATTGAATCAGAATGCCTTCTTCAAACCTTTGTGTGACAGAGAGACTGCCATGGAAACTGACGTCTGCAGCAGTGTCAGTGGACCACTTCCTCAGCTTCCCCCTCCAGAACAGCAGTTCCTAGAAGTTCATAGACCACGTGTCATGAAAACTAAATCAAAAACTCTCTCAAGTGAAGGGAGTTCAGAGAAAGGTGAAAACGAGGTGATAGTGGAGCATAGAGcaagttttaagaaaaaagcCCCTGTTCCTCTGCCAACCTCCAAATTAAGAAAAGAGCGCAAACAACCAATGGAAGCACTTGATTTCTCTGACTTGAATGATGATGTTTTTGTCGATGATGTAAAGTCAAATATAACCAGTAGCAAATTAGTTAGTCGTGTTCATCATAAATCTGTAGCAGAAAGATGTGTTGGAAATTTTCCAGCTTTAGAAGAGCCCCCTAACCGTAGTTCTCTGGATGAATCTGTCCTGCAGATGGCTTCATCACGTCATGATGATTTCACAGAGGAAGACGGTCAAACAGAAGATGTCAGGTTTACAAAAGCTCACAAGTCAACAAAGTTGCAAAGTCTTAAGGAACTGTTTGAAAAGTCATGTAAAGAAAGTgcagaaaaattcaaaatggccAGTACTACATCTCAAGAAAATTTAGTTTGCTTGCCGACCCCAGAGTCCCCTCAAGACACAAGTAGAATTGTGAATGCTAGAGCTTCGTTTGGAAAACAGAAGTCTTATTCACAGATTGAGCAGTCAGGATTTGAACAGATTGGTGCATGTGGTCCTGCATTGGATAATTTCAATATCCCAGGAAACAGGAGAAGCATTTCGACAGATGTGGGTTATGAATtccaaatttcaaaaaatattggaataagaagtgaaaaaattgataaatctgTTGCAATAGGGAAGCCTCCTAAACATAGGAGTGTTTCAAAGACAAGGACTGGTAGTGAGTCATCTATGTGCGAGTCTGACATGAGGACAAGGTCTTCTCGATCTGTTGATGGATCTCCAAAGTTTGCTCGAGAGGGATCTCTTAGTTCAAAAAGTTCGCCAAAATCTCAGAGAGACTCCTCTCCCTTTAGCCAAATTTCATCAGATGACTCCCCTCGAGGAATTCGTCGGTGTTCCGAAGAAAGCTCACCTCGAAGTATTCGGCATCAATCTTCCGAGGAAAACTCACCCAAAATTCTAAGGGTCACATCTGATGGCTCTCCCAGGGGAACAAGGCATGTTTCCTTTCAGAGCCACAATCAGTCTATAACAACCTCACAAGGTGCGTCTGGGAGTGGCGTGGTGGTGGTTAGCTCAGAGAAAAACGAAAGAATGACCAAGTCATGTTCAGTGTTAAACACTTCACCCCAAGGTGCATCCAGAGGTAGTGGTCCAGAGGATGTGATGAGCAGGTCTCTGACATTAGAACATTCTCATTCTCTAGAGGAAGCCACATCTCATCTCAAAAGAAGAGGGAGCATTAAAGAGCTCATGCATTTTTTCGAAAGTAAGCAGGAAGGGATTGATGAAGAACCACGACAGGTCGGTCGACAGCGTGTTCACAGTGTTTCGCCAACTTTAGGACTAAGACAATCCAACTCGCGATCTTCTGAATCTTTGACCCTTGTTAATGTCCGTCATAGTTTAGAGTTGCCATCATCAAGTGGTCTATCAACCCTGGAGGGGATGTCGAGACCACAACCAGTTCGAATGGGTCCTAAGCCATTTTACAGTGTCAAAAACAATTGA